In the genome of Nonomuraea sp. NBC_00507, the window CCGTAGTAGCTGGTTGCTGTTCTCGGTCAGGCCGCCCTGGACCGGCTGACCGGCGGGCAGCACATCGGTGTCGGTGATCCCGCAGCCCGCCAGCGCCGCCGCCGCGACCAGGACGGTCGCCACGCGGCACAGCACCCCCGGCATGTGTTGTTCCTCCTCTTCGACGCGATGTCACCGGCGTGACCTGGCTAGAGCTGGCCGAGCCTGCTCACGTCGACCGTCCCGGCACCGGGCTGCGGCCGCGGTATCGCCGCCCACAATCCCGCCGCCATCACTCCCGCGACGGCCAGCGCCACCCATCCACGGCGTCCGGTGGCCCACCCGGCACGCAGCCGTACCGGGTCCTCGACGGCGACCTTCGACACTACCGCAGCCAGCAGCGACAGGCCGATCGCGGTGACCGTCCAGCCCGAGCCGGCCGGCCCGCCGAGCGGCCAGGGCAGCGGCCGTGGCAGCAGCAGATAGACCGGCCAGTGCCACAGGTACAGGCTGTAGGACAGCTCGCCCAGCCGGCGCGGTACGGCGCCGCCCACTGCCCGGCCCGCCAGACCGTCCGGCGCGTGGGCGAGGAGCGCGATCAGCGCGGCGCCGGCCAGGGCGTGCGCGAACATCCCGCCCTGGAACAGGCCGGGGGTCGTTTCCCTGCTGGTCAGCACCCATGACGCGAGCAGCCCGCCCAGCAGCGGGAGGCAGATCGCGTCCACCGCCGTGCGTGACAGGCCGGCCACGGCGTGGCGGACGGGCGCGGTGGCCGCGGCCGCGCCGAGGAGCAGGGAGAAGGCCCGGGTGTCGGTACCTTCGTAAGCGCGGGTGGTGTCCACGGCCGCCCCGAGCCTGATCATGAGCAGGAGCGACACGAACGCGCCGGCGACCGCGACGAGCGCGACCCGCCGCTGCCCGCCGCGCCCCTTCCCGGCCAGCGCCACCACCAGGGGCCAGACCAGGTAGAACTGCCACTCGACGCTGATGCTCCACAGGTGGGCGAACAGACGGGTGCCGGAGGCGTTCCAGTATCCGATCCGCTCGCCGATGAAATGCCAGTTCAGGCTCTGGGCGGCCGCCCATGGCGCGTCCCGCAGGGCGGACCCCAGCACGCCCGGCCCGGCGAACGCCCAGGCCAGCAGCAACGTTGCCGCGACCATGACGGCCAGCGCGGGCAGGAGCCTACGGGCCCTGCGCCCCCAGAAGGCCACCAGGTCGATACGGCCGCGCCCGGCGAGCTCCTCCAGCAGCAGACCGGTGATCAGAAAGCCGGACAGGACGAAGAACAGGTCGACGCCCAGAAACCCGCCGCGCATGTGCCCGGCGTGGAACAGCAGGACCGCGGCGACGGCGAGCCCGCGCAGCCCATCGAGCGCGCCGATATGCGCGCGGCGGGAGGCTGAAGCCATCAGCCGCAGCCGAGTTTGACGAAGCGCTCGTCGCCGGTCCAAGGCCCGGTGGCCCAGGCGCCGGGGGCGGCCGGAGTGAAGCCGGCCAGCTTGCCGAGCTGCCTGGCGAACCATGTGGCGAAGGCCGCCGACCCTTGTTGACAGGAGTGGATCCCGTCCTTGGCACGCTGGGCCTTGCCAGCGGCGTAGTCGTCCCCCCACAGCTCAGAGGCATCCAGGTAGCGAACGTCGGCGACCTCGGCTGCCATCGCGGGCGCGCTCTTGATCGCGTCCTCGTGAGGCTTGAAGAATTCGTCGATCTTGAACGGCGGGGCGGACACCAGGACGAGCCGGGCACCGGCGTCCTTCGCCGTCCGGGAGAGCTTCTGGTAGGCCGCCAGTTGCTGGCGGGGCGTGCCCCAGTCGTAGGTGGTGATCTGGTACGCGATCATCGTCGGCCGGAAGGAGGCGAGGTCCTCCTTCAGCCTCTTCCAGGTGTCCTTGGCCGCCACGGCCGTCACCGGATGATCACCGGCGACGATGTTGCCGCCGCCGTCAGAGGTGGCGTTCTTGAACCGCACACCGCTGGCCTTCAGCGCGGCCTCCACGGCCGGGGCCTCCGCGCCCGCGATGGAGTCGCCCATCCACAACACCCTGACGCTGGTCGCGGCCTGACTGGCGTGCTGGGCCGTCGCGTCCGTCGCGGCCGGTCCGTCGCCGGGGCCTTCGGTGAATGCGCCGCAGGCCGCCAGCGTGGCCCCGGCCGCGACGGCCACGGCCGCCATCACTCCGGCACGACGGCGGCCAGTGGATCCTTGGGGGAACGGGGAGTCAGGAGAGGGGTTCGTCGGTTGCATGATCCGTAGGCAACCAGACGAATCCGGTGGTCAACCGCATTGTCATCGTTTCATCACACAATGAGGGATCAGCCATCACAGAGCTTCGCCGGCGCGGGACGGCCTGCCGTGGGCGCAGGTGCACGAGACGATGGGGTTCCGACCGGCGACGTTGGAGACCCAGGAACAGCAGACCGGTGTCCGGCCACGGAAGCGCCCCGGTCGAGCGGGGATACCGTGTCGCTGCTGGGCCAGATCACCACACGGCTCAAGGCCCCCTCGGGGGTCAACTCCGGGTCAGATCCCGTGCGCTGCGGCTGATTCGGTCGAGCGCGACGCGGGCAGCAACGACGGCCGGGTGATGGTGGCTGCCAGTGCGGGTAGCGATGAGGACGCGCCGAGCGTTCGGCGGCGTCAGCTCGGTAAGTGTCACTGTAGGAGCGTGGACGCCCCAGGCGAGTTTGGGTAGGAATCCGACCGCCTGCCCGGCCTCGATCAAGCGCACATGGAAGGTGAGGTCGGTCGACTGGTAGCGAACGTGGGGTTCAAAGCCGGCCTGCCGACAGACAGCGCTGGCCCAGCGCCTGGCGGCATTGCCCTCGGGCTCCATGACCCAAGGCAGGTGTGCGAGAGCTGCGAGTTGCGGCGGCTCGCCGTCCGGTGGGGTGGCTAGAAGAAGAGGATCCTCGAGGAGAAGCTGTGTGTGCAGGCCGGACAGAGCCGACGGCGGCTCTCCCGGATACTCCTCGGCGATGACCAGGTCGAATTCGTGCGCGACAAGCGCCCGCAGCGGTGTGCGTTCGTTCTCCTGATGCACGAAGACGCGAAGCTGCGGATGCTCGCGCTGAAGCAGGTCTACGGCAGGTAGGACCAGAGTCTTAGCAGCAGTCTGAAAGGTTGCAATCCGCAGGTCACCCTCGAGCACGGTTTTAGCCCGCGCGATATCGGCCTCAGCCTGCTCGAGCCGGTCCAAGATCACCTCGATATGCCCGACCAGCATCTCCGCCGCGGGCGTCAGACGGACCCGGCGTCCCATAGGTTCCAGGAGCGGGACGCCCACCTCGGCCTCCAGCTGCGAAAGCTGCGAAGAGATGGTCGAAGGACTGTACGAGAGGGCCGAAGCCACAGCTGCAAGGGTGCCGCGGTGCTTGAGTTCGCGCAGCAACCGAAGCCGGTGAAGGTCGTACATCACGCACCAATCGCCGCCCGTGACCACCGATTCGTCGCTTGAGGTGACCGATCGTACGCGAAAACATTTGCTGTCCCGCATCGGGGCACCGCGAGACTGCCTCGTCTTGCGGCATGTCCAACGAGACCGTGAGCCGTTGTCAACCTTCTTTTGAGCAGGTCAGGTGAAGGCCGCCGCGCCTCCACCGGTCGAATGGACGTCCACCGCACGTCCAACCGCCACGACCACCAACCCGGCGCCTACGCGGTCACAGCACTGGATCCGGTTTCTTCCCCGTTGATTGGTCGAAAATTTCGATGAGTACGCATCGAAAACGACGACTGGACCGCGCAATGGGGGGCGCATAGCATTCCAGAACCGCGAGAATCGGTCACCCGAAATCTGCGGTACGGCCGACGCAGCCCGCAGCAGAGTGGTATCGGTCGTCGGTCTCCCCACGCTGTCGTCGCTGCCTGCCGGCCCACCCGCCGCAGGCCGATCAGATATCCCGCCATGCAATTTCGGAGCGGCCATGACACCACCCCGTGCACCTTGGCGCGTACGCCGCCATCCTGCTCGCCTGTCACTACTGCTGGGAGCGGTCATGCTCTCGATCGCCCTGCTCGGCGTCGTGGCAATGGGCGCTCCGACGTACGCGGCTGGTGATCGGACCGTGCAGGGAACGTTGCGCAACTCCGCCGACAACAACGCACCGGTCGCTGGGGTGAAGATCAATGTCCAGTCCAGTACGGGTAAGACCTACACGGGCGTCAGCAACGACCAAGGCCGGTTCGCGATCACTGTGCCTGGCAGCGACTCGGGCACCCTGGCCGTCATCTTGGACACCAAGACGCTTCCCGATGCTGTGCGGATCCGCGACGGAGCGTCGAACACCTTGCGACCGACGGGCACCTTGAGCACGATCACCGTCAACTTCCCCCTCGGTCCCGACACGCGTCAAGTGTCGACGGTGTGGGACCAGATCCCCCAACTGCTCTACAACGGCCTGCTGTTCGGCCTGGTGCTGTCATTGGGGGCTCTTGGCCTGTCCATGGTGTTCGGCACGACGGGACTGTCGAACTTCTCCCACGGCGAGCTGGTGACCTTCGGGGCATTCGCCACCTATCTCGGCAACCGGGTCGTAGGGCTGCCCATCGTCGTGGCGGTGGCGGTGGCGGTGGCGCTGTCGGCACTGTTCGGCTACCTGAACGAAAGGGGTTTGTGGAGACCACTCAGACGCCGCGGAACGGGACTTATCGCCATGATGATCATCTCGATCGGTCTGCAGTTCTTTCTCCGGAACTTCTACCAGTACTTCACAGGCGGCCGCGCCTTGACCTACCGCGAATACGTCACGCCCGCCGGCCGAGACGCCTTCGGATTGTTCACCTACACCATGCGAGACGTCGTCATCATCTCCATCAGCGGGCTTGCGCTCGTCGCGGTCACTCTTGCTTTGCAGTACACCCGGATCGGTCGCGCCACGCGCGCGGTGTCGGACAATCCGGCCCTGGCCTCTGCGACGGGGATCAAGGTCGATCGTGTCATAGCCACGGTGTGGATCGTGGGCACCGCGCTGGCGGGACTGAGCGGGGCGTTCTTGGGATTCTCCCAATCGGTGTCCTACCAACTGGGAGCGCAGGTACTGCTGTTGATCTTCGCCGCTACCTGCGTCGGAGGTCTGGGATCAGTGTGGGGCGCGCTGATCGGCTCGATCATCATCGGGCTGTTCGTCGAGACCTCAACCTTGGTCATCCCATCGGAACTCAAGTTCGCAGGCGCGATGGTTCTGCTGGCACTGGTCCTGCTCGTCCGACCACAAGGCTTGCTCGGCCGCGCCGAGAGGATCGGGTGAGGACATGGACATCATCGGCGCCGTCACGGGGGCACTGCACGACGGCTTCGGCTATGTGGCCGTCTCGTTCTGCTTGGCTGCGATCGGTTTGAACATTCAGTTCGGCTACGCCGGGCTGCTCAACTTCGGTCAGGCCGCCTTCTTGTCGGTAGGCGGTTACATCATGGGCGCGGCGATCGCCACAAAGCGGGATTCCCACCGTCCTCGCGATCCTGCTCGCGATCGCCTTCACCGTGGTGTTGGCGCTGATACTGGGCATTCCTACCCTGCGTCTTCGGGCGGATTACCTGGCGATCGTCACCATCGCGGCGGCAGAGATCCTACGACTTGTGTTCGGGACGTCGTTCCGGACGTACTTTCACGGCAAGGACGGTGTGACCGGCTTTACCGCCGGGTTCCGAAGCCTCAACCCGCTGCCGAACTACGACGGCTTCTTCTTGACCTACAGCCGGGAGGAGCTGTGGACCGTCATAGTCGGCTGGGGCCTGGTCATCATGATCAGTCTGTTCACCTGGGCCCTGATGCGATCACCGTGGGGAAGGGTTCTCCGGGGCATCCGTGAAGACGAGGATGCAATGCGGTCTCTGGGCAAGAACGTCTACGGCTACAAGATCCAGGCCCTCATCCTCGGTGGAGTGGTCGGATGCGCCGGAGGTTTCGTGGGCGCGTTCGGGGCCGCTTCGGTCCAGGCCGACACGTTCAACCTGGACTTCACCTTCATCGCCTTGACCATGCTCATCCTCGGTGGCGCCGCTCGGATCCTTGGCCCGATCGTCGGCGCGGTGATGTTCTGGGCGATCCTGTCGTTCCTCGGATCGGTCTTGACGCAGTTGGCGGGCTACCCGGTCGTGGCGCACTTCATGAACGCCGACCAAGCATCAATCATCCGGCTGATGTTGGTCGGATTGGTGCTGATGCTGCTGATGATCTTCCGGCCGCAAGGCATCTTCGGTGATCGAAGGGAGATCGCGCTCGATGCCCACTGACAACCTCCCCACTGACCACCTCTCCTCGGGCACCGCACCCAAGGACGTCCCAGCTGCCGGTGATACGTCCCAGCCACGGGTTCCCGCCCCCGGCCCCGGCCCCGGGGAGAACAAGTCGATGCGCGAGTGCCGGACTGCTTTGCAGTCGGTGCCGCATGAGCCTGGTGCCGCCAAACCCGACCCCGTTGTGGTCGTGAACGGAATCCGCCGCACCTTCGGCGGCCTCACCGCGGTCGACGTGGAACATCTCGAAATCCAACGTGGGGTCATCACCGCCTTGATCGGACCCAACGGTGCAGGCAAGACCACGTTCTTCAACCTGCTCACCGGCTTCGATCAACCCGATGCCGGTTCCTGGTCCTTCGACGGGACACCGCTCGAAGGCAAGGCAGCCTACAAAGTGGCACGCCTCGGCATGGTCCGGACCTTCCAGCTGACCAGAGTGCTCTCGAAACTGACAGTACTGGAGAACATACGGATGGGCGCCACAGGTCAGCGTGGCGAACGCTTGTGGGCCGCCGCGCTCCCCGCCCTGTGGCGGGCGCAGGAACGAGACATCACCGACCGGGCCCGAGACCTGCTCAAGCGGTTCAAACTCGACGCCAAGGAGGAAGATTTCGCCGGGTCCCTGTCAGGCGGCCAGAGAAAGCTGCTCGAGATGGCGCGAGCGCTCATGGTCGAACCGAAGCTGGTCATGCTCGACGAACCCATGGCCGGCGTCAACCCAGCGCTGAAGCAGTCCCTGCTCGGGCATGTGAAGTCGCTTCGGGATCAGGGAATGAGCGTCCTGTTCGTCGAACACGACATGGACATGGTGC includes:
- a CDS encoding acyltransferase family protein; this encodes MASASRRAHIGALDGLRGLAVAAVLLFHAGHMRGGFLGVDLFFVLSGFLITGLLLEELAGRGRIDLVAFWGRRARRLLPALAVMVAATLLLAWAFAGPGVLGSALRDAPWAAAQSLNWHFIGERIGYWNASGTRLFAHLWSISVEWQFYLVWPLVVALAGKGRGGQRRVALVAVAGAFVSLLLMIRLGAAVDTTRAYEGTDTRAFSLLLGAAAATAPVRHAVAGLSRTAVDAICLPLLGGLLASWVLTSRETTPGLFQGGMFAHALAGAALIALLAHAPDGLAGRAVGGAVPRRLGELSYSLYLWHWPVYLLLPRPLPWPLGGPAGSGWTVTAIGLSLLAAVVSKVAVEDPVRLRAGWATGRRGWVALAVAGVMAAGLWAAIPRPQPGAGTVDVSRLGQL
- a CDS encoding SGNH/GDSL hydrolase family protein, encoding MQPTNPSPDSPFPQGSTGRRRAGVMAAVAVAAGATLAACGAFTEGPGDGPAATDATAQHASQAATSVRVLWMGDSIAGAEAPAVEAALKASGVRFKNATSDGGGNIVAGDHPVTAVAAKDTWKRLKEDLASFRPTMIAYQITTYDWGTPRQQLAAYQKLSRTAKDAGARLVLVSAPPFKIDEFFKPHEDAIKSAPAMAAEVADVRYLDASELWGDDYAAGKAQRAKDGIHSCQQGSAAFATWFARQLGKLAGFTPAAPGAWATGPWTGDERFVKLGCG
- a CDS encoding LysR substrate-binding domain-containing protein — encoded protein: MRDSKCFRVRSVTSSDESVVTGGDWCVMYDLHRLRLLRELKHRGTLAAVASALSYSPSTISSQLSQLEAEVGVPLLEPMGRRVRLTPAAEMLVGHIEVILDRLEQAEADIARAKTVLEGDLRIATFQTAAKTLVLPAVDLLQREHPQLRVFVHQENERTPLRALVAHEFDLVIAEEYPGEPPSALSGLHTQLLLEDPLLLATPPDGEPPQLAALAHLPWVMEPEGNAARRWASAVCRQAGFEPHVRYQSTDLTFHVRLIEAGQAVGFLPKLAWGVHAPTVTLTELTPPNARRVLIATRTGSHHHPAVVAARVALDRISRSARDLTRS
- a CDS encoding branched-chain amino acid ABC transporter permease, whose protein sequence is MLSIALLGVVAMGAPTYAAGDRTVQGTLRNSADNNAPVAGVKINVQSSTGKTYTGVSNDQGRFAITVPGSDSGTLAVILDTKTLPDAVRIRDGASNTLRPTGTLSTITVNFPLGPDTRQVSTVWDQIPQLLYNGLLFGLVLSLGALGLSMVFGTTGLSNFSHGELVTFGAFATYLGNRVVGLPIVVAVAVAVALSALFGYLNERGLWRPLRRRGTGLIAMMIISIGLQFFLRNFYQYFTGGRALTYREYVTPAGRDAFGLFTYTMRDVVIISISGLALVAVTLALQYTRIGRATRAVSDNPALASATGIKVDRVIATVWIVGTALAGLSGAFLGFSQSVSYQLGAQVLLLIFAATCVGGLGSVWGALIGSIIIGLFVETSTLVIPSELKFAGAMVLLALVLLVRPQGLLGRAERIG
- a CDS encoding branched-chain amino acid ABC transporter permease, giving the protein MVLALILGIPTLRLRADYLAIVTIAAAEILRLVFGTSFRTYFHGKDGVTGFTAGFRSLNPLPNYDGFFLTYSREELWTVIVGWGLVIMISLFTWALMRSPWGRVLRGIREDEDAMRSLGKNVYGYKIQALILGGVVGCAGGFVGAFGAASVQADTFNLDFTFIALTMLILGGAARILGPIVGAVMFWAILSFLGSVLTQLAGYPVVAHFMNADQASIIRLMLVGLVLMLLMIFRPQGIFGDRREIALDAH
- a CDS encoding ABC transporter ATP-binding protein, which gives rise to MRECRTALQSVPHEPGAAKPDPVVVVNGIRRTFGGLTAVDVEHLEIQRGVITALIGPNGAGKTTFFNLLTGFDQPDAGSWSFDGTPLEGKAAYKVARLGMVRTFQLTRVLSKLTVLENIRMGATGQRGERLWAAALPALWRAQERDITDRARDLLKRFKLDAKEEDFAGSLSGGQRKLLEMARALMVEPKLVMLDEPMAGVNPALKQSLLGHVKSLRDQGMSVLFVEHDMDMVREISDWVVVMSQGKVIAEGPPTSIMSDERVIDAYLGARHDTDISELEHVIQVEHAHDHAEQLVDREVPR